Sequence from the Maribacter algicola genome:
CATAACCGCAACGGATATTGCGGGGAACACAGGAATTGGAGAGGTTATTATCATATTTGAGAATGAACCACTAACTGCGGATAGCGATAATGATGGTTTGCCAGATGATGAGGAAGTACGAATAGGTACGGACCCCAATAATCCAGATACCGATGGTGACGGTATTAGGGACGGACAAGAAGTCTCCGATGGAACTGACCCATTGGACCCTTGCGATTCTGTCGGAGGAACACCCCCTTCAGGTTCAACTTGCGAACTATATGTGGAACTTGATATAGTTAAACCTGGTGACAACATCAATGGTAATTTTGAAATAATCAATATTGAAATGTTTCCTAACAACTCGGTTCAAATTTACAATCGCTGGGGCGTAAAAGTTTGGGAAACAAAAGGTTATGAAAATAATACCAATGCGTTCAACGGTATTTCTAATGGCAGAACTACCATTATGCAAAACGAGGAACTTCCATCCGGTGTCTATTACTACGACATTCAATATGAAGCACGAGGAGAACAGAAATTGTTAACAGGATATCTCTATGTAATCAGATAGATATGAGCAGTAATAAAAGAAATATCCTTTTTTGTTTTACCCTTTATATGGCGGTACAGTTTGGTTTTAGCCAACAAGATGCACAGTATACCCAATATATGTACAACACCCTTTCCGTTAATCCAGCTTATGCCGGTTCCCGTGATGTTTTGAGCATTGCATTACTACATAGGTCACAGTGGATAGGAAGGGATGGAGCGCCGAACACACAGACTTTAAACATTCACGGACCTACCTCTGACCGAGTTGGTTTGGGATTGTCAATCGTACATGATGAAATTGGTAACAATACCAACCAGAACACTTATGTTGATGCTGCATTTTCCTATACTATAAACACCTCTGAATCCGATAAAATATCATTCGGACTAAAAGCAGGAGGTCATCTATTAAATGTTAATTTTAATAATCTGAGAAATTACAGTGCCAGTGCCAACATAATTACGGAGACTGAATTGTACCGAAAGTTCACTCCCAACATTGGTGCGGGAATCTATTTTCATAACAACAAATTCTATACGGGTCTATCTGTCCCGAACATTTTACAGACCGAGCATTTTGAAAGCGCAGGAGGAAATGACAACTTAGTCTCGGTGGATAGAATGACTTGGTATCTTATTTCTGGTTATGTTTTTGATTTATCCGAGTCGCTAAAATTCAAACCTGCCTTTTTGTTGAAAGCCACCCCGGGCGCCCCGTTGCAGGCGGATGTATCTGCCAATTTTTTAATTAACGACAAATTCACCCTTGGTGCGGCATACCGCTGGGATGCTGCTATAAGTGGTCTATTCGGTTTTCAGATGACAA
This genomic interval carries:
- a CDS encoding PorP/SprF family type IX secretion system membrane protein, producing the protein MSSNKRNILFCFTLYMAVQFGFSQQDAQYTQYMYNTLSVNPAYAGSRDVLSIALLHRSQWIGRDGAPNTQTLNIHGPTSDRVGLGLSIVHDEIGNNTNQNTYVDAAFSYTINTSESDKISFGLKAGGHLLNVNFNNLRNYSASANIITETELYRKFTPNIGAGIYFHNNKFYTGLSVPNILQTEHFESAGGNDNLVSVDRMTWYLISGYVFDLSESLKFKPAFLLKATPGAPLQADVSANFLINDKFTLGAAYRWDAAISGLFGFQMTKGFMLGLAYDSDISELGGTKFNNGSFEVFLRYEFIKKDKIDLTPRFF